The proteins below are encoded in one region of Loxodonta africana isolate mLoxAfr1 chromosome 5, mLoxAfr1.hap2, whole genome shotgun sequence:
- the LCORL gene encoding ligand-dependent nuclear receptor corepressor-like protein isoform X9, translating to MDHGYEETSVCLKGIITRCEVNDVQTRSAGERRRICEMSTPTEELSSQGQSNTDKIECQAENYLHALFRKKDLPQNCDPNIPLVAQELMKKMIRQFAIEYISKSGKIQENRNGSIGPSLICKSIQMNQAESSLQEEQEGPLDLTVNRMQEQNTQQGDGVLDLSTKKTSVKPEESSLCDPPSENSMAGSTVDANSEEATKMDKEKSALSRVLESLCIHHRQQILAVLKFLVQEQNAASLCCCNTSYAVSSDSQKPLIEDDLHGLFCSCGEYRLAERGCLQNARQSPGLAPLSDCIQDSHCLSCQTVAIEHIKTVMNRRSSNGYNSLRCCSGQLSNIHSTKSAFHTPPLSREVCDLSVNLKDVCRSRSPSPPPLSPVQTEEFEKLKDVISKCSALENNRLETNINQPPSLIPAEVSSDKDDHEGKIYKTKTPINSDSLLLGDGNNCNANQEKGENSLIFQDLIDRINEKLKSIEATDMTNFVKSSSGDCNTDNDLKLGNLITSLLHNAKADDYSFMELLSQHDKVENKIIQTRFQKRQQTLFAMHNSPDSPIVRRQSLQIKRELASLGENFIRKRYTEKKLRKSMRNSEIFSMDKGPAYHCQGPSLQNFKSHQDKNHAGASFSPDSTLQPLQLPLHSLETNLAFDTCSGNCKTTPEKMSTRKPQEKSAAGGKKLQNYRENPKFETIHTPSKSDVPGLLSRTKRNIVPPGWYSIYVTNNYVFKKSKPKKVSESIPKKDTVKNIQIESSHNIDLNKIAMHSNLQVVVERLEDTINMAQKSWSNHQPLSEGYKASKKPIDDAYGKDQNAERNMTVNVSRRTCKEQSFSKPVLASSKIIKSSHVPAMDLNNKRLDNLKKSSILETGSLIPRVEDVPTKHEGIESSFSSYSSPVKLMFLSEVKSSEAVKYILTSVGTSESNIDLPSEKCPSRHVIEEKQETNEDIPNANFENYSSNHNGVDTPQGELKKFNCANEIPESSTMYIANMNSDKPQEEPNENSSNATDSSFKRKPGRPKKIGPQVVKQIKRPIGRPPKPKTDQTDIPVCQNKAFSAEEKSPESLVSGVKEGLYKNSITVTVVYGRSRRTKRYVSEGSVNINNVMSFNNNVADFSAEYSSLRHIRDLKIDSTERVSAVSSLTTESETLGPGSEYVRPIKNKSVIPRLSNNIIQPSQKPLTVVRKPGRPAKVKISGISVTINRISPQEREVSINSYLPPLEKGNVLGKSLPEEKYNRRCNERERARHTEADILKNGSKSMAAAIPLRYSMRDRKPSLHFLHSLTSSRPLIYRNALLHKSYKLHLQKSKGQKERHRQSRIKIASKGTSGARNSRHAKKCLEDDKLIPIAEVSMDPIISSNSLLRWWATSSNDSLLEELNNRFEQITNAWVQVSGDEAENSVHKNREHIENDHFKIANPLETCLVELEVSPVKMLFQKKYDLNELCTWFMQTTETQSLSLVRKANARNPLEVINTREIKLGTKHSDFNTSPIRKHFKKFALSSPSKSAGKLHILHKMVSSPVLKVKNNLTLARLKRTEFKRLQHDRWRRERKLRNREMVGWNSQRRNLRFFCQSQFLNKTEEGTHVDIPLQGSSTVDNQLILPPEIRDDFLQQAVAGFKTHASLENKFKSEIKENETNCSQKEEKGPKLGNVCANDWKSKTLKDCRIFLRKINYLEHRNTFRLNTIMYSPDPTDNGSNRQTQREESKRFTLRSHSARQNPLKMLSKEIENAKANNPSANKFASQHGNSKLNKCVNYDKNHSDSSVVLSKLSKRKRPPWKTTEMSTKRHKRQSCKSGQMANYYSKSQLGHNEKIFTVNLGKYVRSVSSQVHVHSLHLVRTG from the exons ATCTTCCTCAGAACTGTGATCCTAACATTCCCCTAGTTGCTCAGGAATTAATGAAAAAGATGATACGTCAGTTTGCAATTGAGTACATTTCAAAAAGTGGTAAAATTCAAGAGAACAGAAATGGTTCAATTGGACCAAGTCTAATATGTAAAAGTATCCAAATGAATCAAGCAGAAAGCTCCCTTCAGGAAGAGCAGGAAGGCCCCTTAGACCTCACTGTGAATCGAATGCAAGAACAAAATACTCAGCAAG GGGATGGCGTGTTAGATCtctctacaaagaaaaccagCGTAAAACCTGAAGAATCATCCCTGTGTGACCCTCCTTCTGAGAATTCAATGGCTGG ttcaaCTGTTGATGCAAATTCAGAGGAAGCTACtaaaatggataaagaaaaatCAGCATTAAGCAGAGTTTTGGAATCTTTGTGCATACATCACCGGCAACAAATTTTGGCTGTGTTGAAATTTCTAGTTCAAGAGCAAAATGCtgcttctctttgttgttgtaatACATCATATGCTGTGTCTTCAGACTCTCAAAAGCCCCTAATCGAAGATGATTTACATGGTCTATTTTGTAGTTGTGGGGAATATAGACTGGCAGAAAGAGGGTGTTTACAAAATGCAAGACAAAGTCCTGGGTTAGCACCTCTGTCAGACTGTATCCAAGATTCACATTGTTTATCCTGCCAAACTGTAGCTATTGAACACATTAAGACAGTAATGAATAGAAGAAGTTCAAACGGTTATAATTCTCTCAGGTGCTGTTCTGGACAGTTGTCGAACATTCACTCTACAAAATCAGCCTTTCACACTCCTCCTTTGTCCAGGGAAGTATGTGATCTTTCAGTCAATCTTAAAGATGTGTGTAGGTCTCGAAGTCCCTCACCCCCGCCATTATCACCTGTGCAGACTGAAGAATTTGAAAAATTGAAAGATGTTATTTCAAAATGTTCAGCCTTAGAAAATAACAGACTTGAAACAAACATTAACCAGCCTCCATCTCTCATACCAGCAGAAGTCAGCAGTGACAAGGATGATCATgaaggtaaaatatataaaactaaaaCACCCATTAACTCTGATTCTTTGCTCTTGGGAGACGGCAATAACTGTAATGCAAATCAGGAAAAAGGTGAAAACAGTTTAATTTTTCAAGATTTAATAGATCGTATTAATGAAAAGTTAAAGTCAATAGAAGCTACAGATATGACAAACTTTGTGAAATCATCTAGTGGGGATTGTAATACAGATAATGACTTAAAATTGGGAAATTTAATAACCTCTCTCTTGCACAATGCAAAGGCCGATGATTACAGTTTTATGGAGTTACTGAGTCAACACgataaagtagaaaataaaattattcagACAAGATTTCAAAAGCGACAGCAAACCCTCTTTGCAATGCACAACTCTCCTGATTCACCCATAGTTAGAAGGCAGTCTTTACAGATAAAAAGAGAACTGGCTAGCCTTGgtgaaaattttataagaaaaagatACACTGAAAAAAAGTTGAGGAAATCCATGCGCAATAGTGAGATATTTTCAATGGACAAAGGCCCAGCCTATCATTGTCAGGGACCTTctttacaaaattttaaaagccatCAAGATAAAAACCATGCGGGAGCATCATTTTCACCAGATTCCACATTACAGCCATTGCAACTACCTCTTCATAGTTTAGAAACCAACTTGGCTTTTGACACATGTTCAGGAAACTGTAAAACAACCCCTGAGAAAATGAGCACAAGAAAACCACAGGAGAAATCTGCAGCTGGGGGGAAAAAACTGCAGAACTATAGGGAGAATCCAAAATTTGAAACCATCCATACTCCTTCAAAAAGTGATGTTCCTGGACTTCTGAGTAGAACTAAACGAAATATCGTGCCTCCAGGGTGGTATTCTATATATGTGACAAataattatgtatttaaaaaatctaaGCCTAAAAAAGTATCTGAATCCATACCAAAAAAAGATACAGTGAAAAATATTCAGATTGAAAGCTCACACAATATAGATCTAAACAAAATTGCAATGCATTCAAATTTACAAGTTGTTGTCGAGCGCTTGGAAGATACAATAAATATGGCCCAAAAGTCTTGGAGTAATCATCAGCCATTATCAGAAGGATATAAGGCATCCAAGAAACCGATAGACGATGCCTATGGTAAAGACCAAAACGCTGAGAGAAATATGACTGTTAACGTGAGTAGAAGGACATGCAAAGAGCAGAGTTTTTCAAAACCTGTGCTGGCATCCAGCAAGATTATCAAAAGCAGTCATGTGCCTGCAATGGATTTGAATAATAAAAGACTTGATAATCTGAAAAAGTCATCTATTTTAGAAACGGGTAGCTTGATTCCTAGGGTTGAAGATGTACCAACAAAACATGAAGGAATTGAAAGCTCTTTTTCCAGTTACTCTAGTCCTGTCAAACTCATGTTTCTCTCTGAGGTTAAAAGCAGTGAAGCAGTCAaatacattttgacttcagttgGTACTTCAGAATCAAATATTGATCTTCCTTCTGAAAAATGTCCAAGTCGTCATGTAattgaagaaaaacaggaaacaaatgaaGATATCCCAAATGCTAACTTTGAAAATTACAGTTCTAATCATAATGGTGTTGACACTCCTCAAGGAGAACTAAAGAAATTTAATTGTGCAAACGAAATTCCAGAATCTTCTACAATGTATATAGCTAATATGAATAGTGATAAGCCACAAGAAGAACCGAACGAAAATTCAAGCAATGCAACTGATTcatcttttaaaagaaaaccaGGTAGACCTAAAAAAATAGGTCCCCAAGTTGTGAAACAGATTAAGCGACCAATTGGAAGACCGCCAAAACCTAAAACGGATCAAACAGACATCCCTGTTTGCCAAAACAAGGCCTTTAGTGCTGAAGAGAAAAGCCCAGAATCACTCGTATCAGGAGTAAAAGAAGGTCTTTATAAAAATAGTATCACAGTAACTGTTGTTTATGGACGGTCAAGAAGAACTAAAAGGTATGTTTCTGAAGGAAGTGTAAACATAAACAATGTTATGTCTTTCAACAATAATGTTGCTGATTTTTCAGCTGAATACAGTAGTCTGAGACATATTAGAGACCTCAAAATCGACTCCACTGAAAGAGTAAGTGCTGTATCAAGTTTGACTACTGAGAGTGAAACCTTGGGGCCTGGCTCTGAGTATGTTAGACCGATCAAGAACAAGTCTGTAATACCTCGCCTCTCCAACAACATTATTCAACCAAGCCAGAAGCCTTTGACAGTAGTTAGGAAGCCTGGTAGGCCTGCAAAAGTGAAAATCTCTGGCATATCTGTGACTATTAATAGAATTTCACCTCAGGAAAGAGAAGTAAGTATTAACAGCTACTTACCTCCTTTAGAAAAGGGGAATGTGTTAGGAAAGAGTTTGCCTGAAGAAAAGTACAATCGCCGGTGtaatgaaagagagagagcaagGCACACGGAAGCAGACATTTTAAAGAATGGATCAAAAAGTATGGCTGCTGCTATACCTTTGAGATACTCTATGAGAGACAGAAAACCATCTCTGCattttctgcattcattaacaTCTTCTAGACCCCTCATTTATAGAAACGCTCTGCTCCATAAATCATATAAACTCCATTTGCAGAAAAGTAAAGGCCAGAAGGAAAGACATAGGCAGTCAAGGATAAAAATAGCTTCCAAAGGTACCTCAGGAGCTAGAAATTCAAGGCATGCAAAAAAGTGTTTGGAAGATGACAAATTAATACCCATTGCTGAAGTATCCATGGATCCTATAATTTCATCAAACTCTTTACTCAGGTGGTGGGCTACTTCTTCAAACGATTCTTTATTGGAGGAATTAAACAATAGATTTGAGCAAATAACAAATGCTTGGGTGCAAGTGAGTGGAGATGAAGCTGAAAATTCTGTTCATAAAAACAGAGAACACATTGAAAACGATCATTTCAAAATAGCAAACCCTTTGGAAACCTGCCTTGTGGAACTTGAAGTTTCAcctgtaaaaatgctttttcaGAAAAAGTATGATTTAAATGAACTCTGTACCTGGTTTATGCAAACGACAGAAACGCAGTCTCTTTCATTAGTTAGAAAAGCAAATGCTCGAAACCCTTTGGAGGTAATAAATACCAGGGAAATTAAATTAGGGACCAAGCATTCTGATTTTAATACCAGCCCCATCAGAAAGCACTTTAAAAAATTTGCACTATCCTCTCCTTCAAAATCAGCAGGGAAATTGCATATATTGCATAAAATGGTTAGCTCTCCTGtcttaaaagtgaaaaataatttaACACTAGCAAGATTAAAAAGGACTGAGTTTAAAAGGTTGCAGCATGACAggtggagaagagagagaaagctgcgCAACCGTGAAATGGTTGGTTGGAACTCTCAAAGGAGAAACTTAAGATTTTTCTGCCAGAGCCAATTTTTAAATAAGACTGAGGAAGGAACACATGTTGACATCCCACTCCAAGGAAGCAGCACAGTAGATAATCAGCTTATTTTGCCACCTGAGATCAGGGATGACTTTCTGCAACAGGCAGTGGCTGGCTTCAAAACACACGCTAGTTTAGAGAATAAGTTTAAGTCAGAAATAAAGGAGAATGAGACAAATTgcagccaaaaagaagaaaagggacCAAAGCTAGGAAATGTATGTGCAAATGATTGGAAGTCAAAAACCTTAAAAGATTGTAGAATATTTTTGAGGAAGATCAACTATCTTGAGCACAGAAATACTTTTAGGTTAAATACAATCATGTACTCTCCTGACCCTACTGACAATGGAAGTAATCGTCAGACTCAGAGAGAAGAATCAAAGCGCTTTACCTTAAGATCCCATTCCGCTAGGCAAAATCCCTTGAAAATGCTgtctaaagaaatagaaaatgctAAAGCAAATAACCCTTCTGCCAATAAATTTGCCAGCCAACATGGCAATAGTAAATTAAATAAATGTGTTAACTATGACAAGAATCATTCCGATAGCTCTGTAGTCCTTAGCAAgttgagcaaaagaaaaagaccacCTTGGAAGACCACAGAAATGTCAACAAAAAGACATAAACGACAGTCTTGCAAGAGTGGACAAATGGCAAACTATTATTCAAAATCCCAGCTAG GTCATAATGAGAAAATATTTACTGTGAATTTGGGGAAATATGTGAGATCAGTGTCTTCGCAAGTGCATGTTCATAGTCTTCATTTGGTGAGAACTGGATGA
- the LCORL gene encoding ligand-dependent nuclear receptor corepressor-like protein isoform X4: MDHGYEETSVCLKGIITRCEVNDVQTRSAGERRRICEMVQHTNLFGKRNLEVSAAWNCEPEELTDWSMDEKCSFCNLQREAVSSTPTEELSSQGQSNTDKIECQAENYLHALFRKKDLPQNCDPNIPLVAQELMKKMIRQFAIEYISKSGKIQENRNGSIGPSLICKSIQMNQAESSLQEEQEGPLDLTVNRMQEQNTQQGDGVLDLSTKKTSVKPEESSLCDPPSENSMAGSTVDANSEEATKMDKEKSALSRVLESLCIHHRQQILAVLKFLVQEQNAASLCCCNTSYAVSSDSQKPLIEDDLHGLFCSCGEYRLAERGCLQNARQSPGLAPLSDCIQDSHCLSCQTVAIEHIKTVMNRRSSNGYNSLRCCSGQLSNIHSTKSAFHTPPLSREVCDLSVNLKDVCRSRSPSPPPLSPVQTEEFEKLKDVISKCSALENNRLETNINQPPSLIPAEVSSDKDDHEGKIYKTKTPINSDSLLLGDGNNCNANQEKGENSLIFQDLIDRINEKLKSIEATDMTNFVKSSSGDCNTDNDLKLGNLITSLLHNAKADDYSFMELLSQHDKVENKIIQTRFQKRQQTLFAMHNSPDSPIVRRQSLQIKRELASLGENFIRKRYTEKKLRKSMRNSEIFSMDKGPAYHCQGPSLQNFKSHQDKNHAGASFSPDSTLQPLQLPLHSLETNLAFDTCSGNCKTTPEKMSTRKPQEKSAAGGKKLQNYRENPKFETIHTPSKSDVPGLLSRTKRNIVPPGWYSIYVTNNYVFKKSKPKKVSESIPKKDTVKNIQIESSHNIDLNKIAMHSNLQVVVERLEDTINMAQKSWSNHQPLSEGYKASKKPIDDAYGKDQNAERNMTVNVSRRTCKEQSFSKPVLASSKIIKSSHVPAMDLNNKRLDNLKKSSILETGSLIPRVEDVPTKHEGIESSFSSYSSPVKLMFLSEVKSSEAVKYILTSVGTSESNIDLPSEKCPSRHVIEEKQETNEDIPNANFENYSSNHNGVDTPQGELKKFNCANEIPESSTMYIANMNSDKPQEEPNENSSNATDSSFKRKPGRPKKIGPQVVKQIKRPIGRPPKPKTDQTDIPVCQNKAFSAEEKSPESLVSGVKEGLYKNSITVTVVYGRSRRTKRYVSEGSVNINNVMSFNNNVADFSAEYSSLRHIRDLKIDSTERVSAVSSLTTESETLGPGSEYVRPIKNKSVIPRLSNNIIQPSQKPLTVVRKPGRPAKVKISGISVTINRISPQEREVSINSYLPPLEKGNVLGKSLPEEKYNRRCNERERARHTEADILKNGSKSMAAAIPLRYSMRDRKPSLHFLHSLTSSRPLIYRNALLHKSYKLHLQKSKGQKERHRQSRIKIASKGTSGARNSRHAKKCLEDDKLIPIAEVSMDPIISSNSLLRWWATSSNDSLLEELNNRFEQITNAWVQVSGDEAENSVHKNREHIENDHFKIANPLETCLVELEVSPVKMLFQKKYDLNELCTWFMQTTETQSLSLVRKANARNPLEVINTREIKLGTKHSDFNTSPIRKHFKKFALSSPSKSAGKLHILHKMVSSPVLKVKNNLTLARLKRTEFKRLQHDRWRRERKLRNREMVGWNSQRRNLRFFCQSQFLNKTEEGTHVDIPLQGSSTVDNQLILPPEIRDDFLQQAVAGFKTHASLENKFKSEIKENETNCSQKEEKGPKLGNVCANDWKSKTLKDCRIFLRKINYLEHRNTFRLNTIMYSPDPTDNGSNRQTQREESKRFTLRSHSARQNPLKMLSKEIENAKANNPSANKFASQHGNSKLNKCVNYDKNHSDSSVVLSKLSKRKRPPWKTTEMSTKRHKRQSCKSGQMANYYSKSQLGHNEKIFTVNLGKYVRSVSSQVHVHSLHLVRTG, from the exons ATCTTCCTCAGAACTGTGATCCTAACATTCCCCTAGTTGCTCAGGAATTAATGAAAAAGATGATACGTCAGTTTGCAATTGAGTACATTTCAAAAAGTGGTAAAATTCAAGAGAACAGAAATGGTTCAATTGGACCAAGTCTAATATGTAAAAGTATCCAAATGAATCAAGCAGAAAGCTCCCTTCAGGAAGAGCAGGAAGGCCCCTTAGACCTCACTGTGAATCGAATGCAAGAACAAAATACTCAGCAAG GGGATGGCGTGTTAGATCtctctacaaagaaaaccagCGTAAAACCTGAAGAATCATCCCTGTGTGACCCTCCTTCTGAGAATTCAATGGCTGG ttcaaCTGTTGATGCAAATTCAGAGGAAGCTACtaaaatggataaagaaaaatCAGCATTAAGCAGAGTTTTGGAATCTTTGTGCATACATCACCGGCAACAAATTTTGGCTGTGTTGAAATTTCTAGTTCAAGAGCAAAATGCtgcttctctttgttgttgtaatACATCATATGCTGTGTCTTCAGACTCTCAAAAGCCCCTAATCGAAGATGATTTACATGGTCTATTTTGTAGTTGTGGGGAATATAGACTGGCAGAAAGAGGGTGTTTACAAAATGCAAGACAAAGTCCTGGGTTAGCACCTCTGTCAGACTGTATCCAAGATTCACATTGTTTATCCTGCCAAACTGTAGCTATTGAACACATTAAGACAGTAATGAATAGAAGAAGTTCAAACGGTTATAATTCTCTCAGGTGCTGTTCTGGACAGTTGTCGAACATTCACTCTACAAAATCAGCCTTTCACACTCCTCCTTTGTCCAGGGAAGTATGTGATCTTTCAGTCAATCTTAAAGATGTGTGTAGGTCTCGAAGTCCCTCACCCCCGCCATTATCACCTGTGCAGACTGAAGAATTTGAAAAATTGAAAGATGTTATTTCAAAATGTTCAGCCTTAGAAAATAACAGACTTGAAACAAACATTAACCAGCCTCCATCTCTCATACCAGCAGAAGTCAGCAGTGACAAGGATGATCATgaaggtaaaatatataaaactaaaaCACCCATTAACTCTGATTCTTTGCTCTTGGGAGACGGCAATAACTGTAATGCAAATCAGGAAAAAGGTGAAAACAGTTTAATTTTTCAAGATTTAATAGATCGTATTAATGAAAAGTTAAAGTCAATAGAAGCTACAGATATGACAAACTTTGTGAAATCATCTAGTGGGGATTGTAATACAGATAATGACTTAAAATTGGGAAATTTAATAACCTCTCTCTTGCACAATGCAAAGGCCGATGATTACAGTTTTATGGAGTTACTGAGTCAACACgataaagtagaaaataaaattattcagACAAGATTTCAAAAGCGACAGCAAACCCTCTTTGCAATGCACAACTCTCCTGATTCACCCATAGTTAGAAGGCAGTCTTTACAGATAAAAAGAGAACTGGCTAGCCTTGgtgaaaattttataagaaaaagatACACTGAAAAAAAGTTGAGGAAATCCATGCGCAATAGTGAGATATTTTCAATGGACAAAGGCCCAGCCTATCATTGTCAGGGACCTTctttacaaaattttaaaagccatCAAGATAAAAACCATGCGGGAGCATCATTTTCACCAGATTCCACATTACAGCCATTGCAACTACCTCTTCATAGTTTAGAAACCAACTTGGCTTTTGACACATGTTCAGGAAACTGTAAAACAACCCCTGAGAAAATGAGCACAAGAAAACCACAGGAGAAATCTGCAGCTGGGGGGAAAAAACTGCAGAACTATAGGGAGAATCCAAAATTTGAAACCATCCATACTCCTTCAAAAAGTGATGTTCCTGGACTTCTGAGTAGAACTAAACGAAATATCGTGCCTCCAGGGTGGTATTCTATATATGTGACAAataattatgtatttaaaaaatctaaGCCTAAAAAAGTATCTGAATCCATACCAAAAAAAGATACAGTGAAAAATATTCAGATTGAAAGCTCACACAATATAGATCTAAACAAAATTGCAATGCATTCAAATTTACAAGTTGTTGTCGAGCGCTTGGAAGATACAATAAATATGGCCCAAAAGTCTTGGAGTAATCATCAGCCATTATCAGAAGGATATAAGGCATCCAAGAAACCGATAGACGATGCCTATGGTAAAGACCAAAACGCTGAGAGAAATATGACTGTTAACGTGAGTAGAAGGACATGCAAAGAGCAGAGTTTTTCAAAACCTGTGCTGGCATCCAGCAAGATTATCAAAAGCAGTCATGTGCCTGCAATGGATTTGAATAATAAAAGACTTGATAATCTGAAAAAGTCATCTATTTTAGAAACGGGTAGCTTGATTCCTAGGGTTGAAGATGTACCAACAAAACATGAAGGAATTGAAAGCTCTTTTTCCAGTTACTCTAGTCCTGTCAAACTCATGTTTCTCTCTGAGGTTAAAAGCAGTGAAGCAGTCAaatacattttgacttcagttgGTACTTCAGAATCAAATATTGATCTTCCTTCTGAAAAATGTCCAAGTCGTCATGTAattgaagaaaaacaggaaacaaatgaaGATATCCCAAATGCTAACTTTGAAAATTACAGTTCTAATCATAATGGTGTTGACACTCCTCAAGGAGAACTAAAGAAATTTAATTGTGCAAACGAAATTCCAGAATCTTCTACAATGTATATAGCTAATATGAATAGTGATAAGCCACAAGAAGAACCGAACGAAAATTCAAGCAATGCAACTGATTcatcttttaaaagaaaaccaGGTAGACCTAAAAAAATAGGTCCCCAAGTTGTGAAACAGATTAAGCGACCAATTGGAAGACCGCCAAAACCTAAAACGGATCAAACAGACATCCCTGTTTGCCAAAACAAGGCCTTTAGTGCTGAAGAGAAAAGCCCAGAATCACTCGTATCAGGAGTAAAAGAAGGTCTTTATAAAAATAGTATCACAGTAACTGTTGTTTATGGACGGTCAAGAAGAACTAAAAGGTATGTTTCTGAAGGAAGTGTAAACATAAACAATGTTATGTCTTTCAACAATAATGTTGCTGATTTTTCAGCTGAATACAGTAGTCTGAGACATATTAGAGACCTCAAAATCGACTCCACTGAAAGAGTAAGTGCTGTATCAAGTTTGACTACTGAGAGTGAAACCTTGGGGCCTGGCTCTGAGTATGTTAGACCGATCAAGAACAAGTCTGTAATACCTCGCCTCTCCAACAACATTATTCAACCAAGCCAGAAGCCTTTGACAGTAGTTAGGAAGCCTGGTAGGCCTGCAAAAGTGAAAATCTCTGGCATATCTGTGACTATTAATAGAATTTCACCTCAGGAAAGAGAAGTAAGTATTAACAGCTACTTACCTCCTTTAGAAAAGGGGAATGTGTTAGGAAAGAGTTTGCCTGAAGAAAAGTACAATCGCCGGTGtaatgaaagagagagagcaagGCACACGGAAGCAGACATTTTAAAGAATGGATCAAAAAGTATGGCTGCTGCTATACCTTTGAGATACTCTATGAGAGACAGAAAACCATCTCTGCattttctgcattcattaacaTCTTCTAGACCCCTCATTTATAGAAACGCTCTGCTCCATAAATCATATAAACTCCATTTGCAGAAAAGTAAAGGCCAGAAGGAAAGACATAGGCAGTCAAGGATAAAAATAGCTTCCAAAGGTACCTCAGGAGCTAGAAATTCAAGGCATGCAAAAAAGTGTTTGGAAGATGACAAATTAATACCCATTGCTGAAGTATCCATGGATCCTATAATTTCATCAAACTCTTTACTCAGGTGGTGGGCTACTTCTTCAAACGATTCTTTATTGGAGGAATTAAACAATAGATTTGAGCAAATAACAAATGCTTGGGTGCAAGTGAGTGGAGATGAAGCTGAAAATTCTGTTCATAAAAACAGAGAACACATTGAAAACGATCATTTCAAAATAGCAAACCCTTTGGAAACCTGCCTTGTGGAACTTGAAGTTTCAcctgtaaaaatgctttttcaGAAAAAGTATGATTTAAATGAACTCTGTACCTGGTTTATGCAAACGACAGAAACGCAGTCTCTTTCATTAGTTAGAAAAGCAAATGCTCGAAACCCTTTGGAGGTAATAAATACCAGGGAAATTAAATTAGGGACCAAGCATTCTGATTTTAATACCAGCCCCATCAGAAAGCACTTTAAAAAATTTGCACTATCCTCTCCTTCAAAATCAGCAGGGAAATTGCATATATTGCATAAAATGGTTAGCTCTCCTGtcttaaaagtgaaaaataatttaACACTAGCAAGATTAAAAAGGACTGAGTTTAAAAGGTTGCAGCATGACAggtggagaagagagagaaagctgcgCAACCGTGAAATGGTTGGTTGGAACTCTCAAAGGAGAAACTTAAGATTTTTCTGCCAGAGCCAATTTTTAAATAAGACTGAGGAAGGAACACATGTTGACATCCCACTCCAAGGAAGCAGCACAGTAGATAATCAGCTTATTTTGCCACCTGAGATCAGGGATGACTTTCTGCAACAGGCAGTGGCTGGCTTCAAAACACACGCTAGTTTAGAGAATAAGTTTAAGTCAGAAATAAAGGAGAATGAGACAAATTgcagccaaaaagaagaaaagggacCAAAGCTAGGAAATGTATGTGCAAATGATTGGAAGTCAAAAACCTTAAAAGATTGTAGAATATTTTTGAGGAAGATCAACTATCTTGAGCACAGAAATACTTTTAGGTTAAATACAATCATGTACTCTCCTGACCCTACTGACAATGGAAGTAATCGTCAGACTCAGAGAGAAGAATCAAAGCGCTTTACCTTAAGATCCCATTCCGCTAGGCAAAATCCCTTGAAAATGCTgtctaaagaaatagaaaatgctAAAGCAAATAACCCTTCTGCCAATAAATTTGCCAGCCAACATGGCAATAGTAAATTAAATAAATGTGTTAACTATGACAAGAATCATTCCGATAGCTCTGTAGTCCTTAGCAAgttgagcaaaagaaaaagaccacCTTGGAAGACCACAGAAATGTCAACAAAAAGACATAAACGACAGTCTTGCAAGAGTGGACAAATGGCAAACTATTATTCAAAATCCCAGCTAG GTCATAATGAGAAAATATTTACTGTGAATTTGGGGAAATATGTGAGATCAGTGTCTTCGCAAGTGCATGTTCATAGTCTTCATTTGGTGAGAACTGGATGA